The window TTCCTAAAGTTccttttgttgttgtcgttgttattGAACCTTTATTCCGTTGCCTTAATTTCATTATGAGAAAAAGTTGTAAGAAGTCCATCATTAGACAGTTTATGTGTCATTATATTTTCAGATAAGGACATAATTTAGATTTTAGTCTCGAAATTGCCAAAAAACATTTACACTTCCAGTGTTTTAATGTTATGACTTATTAGAGAAGACTAGACATTCTTATTTCGTGACATTCTATTCCTCATTTGCATAACTTTCCAAATTGCCAGCCTgtccaatttttaattttttgggcAACATGTCCCATAGCATGCGCATAAAAATATTGTCCGTGACGCCACTTCTTATTTGCTGCGGAATGGTCTTATGAAAAACTCTGTTttaatgttctttttttttaagttaagtgcGATTTAGTTATGGCAGCAGGAATAAGCTTTTTCTCCTATCTTCTCTCTTCACTCGATGTTCAACTTCTAAAGAAAACCAATGTTTACGGTTTCTTGCATTTTCATTTGTCAATTACACTATGCCTCAAAtggttttgcaaaatattttttgcatgatATGGGGACACGAGGCAAAATGTGCCGCAACAATAATTTTGTCCTGGGACATGTTGCAGAAGGTGGGCACACGAATAGCATTTGCTATGCAACAAAATGTTCATCAAATTTTGTCCGCGGAGGACAGGCACGAAAAAGATTCAGATCTTTTTTGTCCCCGAAGTTGTGGAGAAAATTTTTTGCTccatacaacatttttttttcttcattgcaGTAAAACGTAGATTGGAACACGAGCAATTGActttgaataaatttttctgtttttgttacACATTCTAACGCATTCAATTTAGATATTCGCCGAATTCGACCAATCAAAGATATGCTTCCAGTATCAGTAGGTTTTGGTATattgaaatttgttttaatCATGTTGGAAATTACCTACGGTGTAACCAATGATCCGCCATCAAAACCAGAAGGTGTGACGAATCTTAACGTATCTAAAACAGCCAATCATATTCACAAATGTGTAAGTAATTTTCTCGGTGCGAAGTCGTAATATTGTTTGTTGAATGTGCTTTTTCTTCACAAACTGGAGTTTGTCTCGTATTCCACATCTATGAAGCAGACACAGATGCAAACGTGGACGTAGAAGCGGACACAAGCACTATGTGAACGCTCGTGGAGCAATCGAAGACATGAAGTATAAGACATGCATACGAATATATTTTCCTTCACTTGTTGCTTCATTATTACTCTTCCTGCATACTCGCTTTATGACTTTCGTTGTGTGAATCTGAATCGAAATGTAGGCGAGGAATGTTTTAAGGTGTGAGAGAATAAAAGGTTTTAAATTATAAGATCGCATTTAAACACGAAGAAAGAAAATGCATCATAATTGCAATATGTTTTTAAGTCTTCAAATAAGAAATGAAAATTGAAACGTATGTTTTGAGAACCCAGCATGTTTTATTGATGATGTTTTTGATTTAACAATACCGAGCGTGAGACTTCATGACCTCCACAGCTGAATTAACGCAAAGCCAGAGGAAGTCTTTCAGACGGACGGAGGTATAGTGTGCTGTTATTGACGTCCTATTGGAACCAACCAGAAAATATTGGAGCAAATCGAAGAGAGATAAACATGTCTTGGCAAAAAAATCGAACgaaatttgaaaacgaagcacACTAGAGCTTGAAAAATATCAGCATTTTTGCTTTGCTTACTAAAATGTTCTGCGTTTTtttaagatgaaaataaaaatagcctAATTTCTTCGTTCATTTCAAAATTGTCCTTAAAATAACTTGCATTTCAAATTTGTCCCTAAAATGGCTTACTTCACGTTCTGCTTTACGTTACCGCTTTACTTCAGACCTCATGCGCATGCCTGCTTCACTTGCTTAGTGTCAGTTTCAACGCGAACTTGCTTATTCGGTGCCTACactttaaatttctttcataaCAAATAAAAAGTACGAAAACTTGCGacctgtttttttatgtttgagtTTAAAATTATTACAGATATtgaaatttgagaaaaaaagttaacaaaCTAAGTATGATTTCTTACTAAAGTTTTTTGAAGTATATGTTCccaataaaataaatgttttttcaccCCTGTGCGACTACGGTATTTCTTTATGACTGGTATGTTTTATTAAGGTGGTGGGTTTATGCGCTTGTTGAAAAACATAAAGGCGCTTATTTTGCAGGGACGGTTAATAAAGGGGGGTGTGGCTATTCTGTGATCTACAAAGCATAATCTGCATACTATCCAAAAACGTCAGAATTCCATCCTAGTTACTTACGTACATCAGAGATACagaaaagcttttaaaaactatttggTAAGCTGTTCTCGTGAGAAAGAACGAGGAACCAACTAACGTACCATTTTACAACCACATGTGCGTGTTATTGCACGTCTGCagaattcaaaaaaactttatttcactcTCTAAATAAGTTTGTTATAAAGGGAACAAAATCTGATTATTTAACTCAAAAGCGGGGCTCAATACTATTTCAATGATGTCGTACAAACCTTTGTAGGTCCTAGTGTTTGCTACTTTAGGGCCAACgaatgagaatttttttttgattaatcTCTTTAATTCATTTTAATTCTCTGCACTCGGCATGATCCACAATTATGCCAgcctaatttatttatttttttacggcCATTGATGAGATAAatgtaattgatttttttataggCATATTCATCTCCAAATAGAAATATACTGCCCAATCAAACAACAATTGCATTTAGTTCAACTCCGGCAACCTCACAAGTAGCTGGGAAAAGGAAGGTTCCTGATTGGATGAGCTCTACACAAGTGACGTCATATAAAAGAAGCAGTAGTAAAAAtagaaaaggtttttaaaaaaagatttttaaacataattattgaatatgtattttataaataaacttgtaaatatatatacaggAGCATACCAAAGAAATGttaactttttcaaaatttcacacTGTTTCGACTGTAAATTTTGGCCGAAATATCGCCGACAGTTTTCTCCGTACAGATTTTTTCTGTTCGTTTCGTTTCAATTTCATTGGAACTTTTTCACTTTCGAAATTGTTGTTCGGAACAGAATTTTCATTATCATTTTCATCAAGTGGACTGCCTGCAAATACTTTCTTTCGTTCTTTTCTCGGCTTTGGACTAGCCTTAACACTCTTAGCGATCTCGTTCATAGAATACGACGTCAGTTTGCTAAAACTAGACGTCATCGGTTTTTCACCAGGCGACAATAACGCCGCCGGTGTCAATAAGTTTTGTTCTGCTTCGTTGCGTTCTTTATATCCGCCATGTTTGTCAATCtcatttgctaatttttttactCGTGTAAGAGGAGAGGACTCGTCTTTAGCGTTCTCTTGTTCTTTTTCCAAACTTTTGAGATCTGAATAACTTCGACTTTTAATTAATTTGGGCGTTGCTGATTTATTTTCTGTGCTCTTCCTGATGGATGATCGTTTTTTGTCCTTTTTCGACCAACTGTTGGAGCGTGTTTGTTCAAGGAAAACGTCCTCCTCCACACTTTGAGAATCTATGTTGCTGTTATCTTCATATAAGGGAAAACTGTCTAGAGAATATTTCCCTActgaaaatttcttttttggtTTTTCATTGTctgctttttttaaatgaagttctaaacttgccttctttttcttcttcgaaTCTTTCAATGACGAAATACTTGAAATACTCGCCGTATCATCGTCCTGTTTTTTGTAACCAAATTTGCGTTTAGAATCATAGTCTTCCAGTTCACTATCAATGCTGCTTCGATGAGATGACGTTAAAGTTGAATTTTCACTTCGAGCTCTTAGCTTGGTCTCCTCCTGTCCCTTTTTACCACCACCAGAGGAAGGATTGGAGTTGCAGTCTGTGTTCTTTGCAGTAACAACGTTCAAGTATGACTCCACAATAAGCGCGTTAAGGGGTCCAAATGTTGAGTTGTAGTCATCGGAAGCCGATACTTCCCAAAATCCTGCGCCATATTTTTGCGCCATTTCCTTACCTTCCTCATTTGATATCTCACGTAAATGTTCCAGATCTCTTTTATTTCCTATTAACGCAAGACATGGTGCTAGAGGTTGGTATGTTTTGTCAACAACATGAAGCATCGTGTTGATATCATTCAAAATAGTTGTTGCCATTGTAAAACTTGTCCGATCTATGATGGAGTAAATGACGGCGATGCAAGTTGCCCATTTTATTATCGATCCGTTGTCGCGctaggatataaaaaaatactttggtTAATAAGCTTTatctaaaatttatgtttttaatattttagcaGTTTCGAGCCTTGCTGGTTCTCATAAGCTCTATTGAATTTCATTGAAATACGGTTGAAGTTCTAATTTTCGTGCATCATTACTCCACGAGGAAATACTGGCATTTTACACTACTCCGTCACAT is drawn from Hydractinia symbiolongicarpus strain clone_291-10 chromosome 8, HSymV2.1, whole genome shotgun sequence and contains these coding sequences:
- the LOC130654341 gene encoding uncharacterized protein LOC130654341; amino-acid sequence: MKDDIRKRSKSTSAMPDVRLAVTGGPRVGKSAISVRFLTRRFIGEYQRNVDRVYRRNIQFGSEVIEYDLKDMGFIRDNGSIIKWATCIAVIYSIIDRTSFTMATTILNDINTMLHVVDKTYQPLAPCLALIGNKRDLEHLREISNEEGKEMAQKYGAGFWEVSASDDYNSTFGPLNALIVESYLNVVTAKNTDCNSNPSSGGGKKGQEETKLRARSENSTLTSSHRSSIDSELEDYDSKRKFGYKKQDDDTASISSISSLKDSKKKKKASLELHLKKADNEKPKKKFSVGKYSLDSFPLYEDNSNIDSQSVEEDVFLEQTRSNSWSKKDKKRSSIRKSTENKSATPKLIKSRSYSDLKSLEKEQENAKDESSPLTRVKKLANEIDKHGGYKERNEAEQNLLTPAALLSPGEKPMTSSFSKLTSYSMNEIAKSVKASPKPRKERKKVFAGSPLDENDNENSVPNNNFESEKVPMKLKRNEQKKSVRRKLSAIFRPKFTVETV